One window of the Prochlorococcus marinus XMU1411 genome contains the following:
- a CDS encoding methyltransferase family protein, with translation MFLKATYEIILVFLQFFIISLHFFQWEFIPQKQLIQVTSFSYFLGFLIIIISFIILLVAIKDLGRNLSPFPKPVNNSNLVTTGIYRLTRHPMYYSLICISFGVFITKLSIYYLFLSTSLGLIIKFKIALEEQYLNNKFNNYLLYKNEVKY, from the coding sequence ATGTTTTTAAAAGCTACTTATGAAATAATCCTTGTATTTTTACAGTTCTTTATTATTAGCCTCCATTTTTTTCAATGGGAGTTTATTCCACAAAAACAATTAATTCAAGTCACTTCTTTTTCTTATTTTTTGGGGTTTTTAATTATCATAATCTCTTTCATAATATTGTTAGTTGCAATTAAAGACTTAGGAAGAAATTTATCCCCTTTCCCAAAACCTGTAAACAATAGCAATCTTGTTACTACAGGTATTTATCGATTAACGCGTCATCCTATGTACTATTCTTTAATATGTATTTCCTTTGGAGTTTTTATAACAAAGTTATCTATTTATTATTTATTTTTATCAACAAGTCTTGGTTTAATAATTAAATTTAAGATTGCTCTAGAAGAGCAATATTTAAACAATAAATTTAATAATTATTTACTTTATAAAAATGAGGTCAAATATTAA
- a CDS encoding UvrD-helicase domain-containing protein — MDINQIKLDNKFKLVEASAGTGKSFTLSHLVLRNVLEKKIKPDEILLLSFTKNTCSELRDKILLRFHNLKLYLQNNDEIKIDNTLKDWYLKFKKKEKSKEKIISEIDNFVNEIYKLQVTTFHSFCNNIIDEYSIEIGVTQDPYIENNIDNLYKDVIDNLWIDDFLNLNHELISAVNKKKISSRFGSRINKSFFVEILKNIDQENICKFKINNKYKIIDLNNYFNEFFYLNWNEFCVEWNKKGKELFLQLKELGKLIKESGGKSQIYAAKPRDDKFNQIISWIDEINKRLNSKNVIDFIYDISKDDLLSKYFYNENISKEINKHNLKIDFTKFNLLQDKIYKIKEGFYTEFVRIFTQLAYIKLIELKKSFSIFNFNDLIKTVENTFLDSEISNSNTLSKIQKRFKCILVDEFQDTDITQWNLIKKFFNTKNHFLLCVGDPKQAIYKFRGGDIETYLNARSNAIEVFSLTDNYRSSKKLIDVLNKLYKNGLKQSKLKYRKLTSRINENINSEFKYKDVFEIVEFSKKETDIEDLVTHYIVNFILNNKEIDINKIAILTLNNSQCLDFKNKLNQFNLPCKIQNKQNIFETEASSLICLFIECLLNPRSLKNITLLATSKFIEIELEYLIDDGISENLEILINKCITWSQELREKGFLNIVNELLINYKSSWIIQDSDLNSNLFQLSEIVEIELMNNDFNLNKVFKWYKNQLDHILRISTGEDFLTKDYNLQNGINLSTIHSSKGLEFEIVLCPYLSSISNKSNKIKGPLWKSNIDRNIYINISNNYPKVEKFKLIEEEDLFKESERLVYVALTRSKYKLIVFNDLEDTNNILNNDLLNNLENINIYKSTFEARIEKEKIKEIFAKFQTNQLNNNLWKIDNVNKKISTEFNSDQLISYSSYSSWIRKDKNIDSVINQYKDYEDNISIIKDSILRKKKNYPNYFSYPNPLSEFPKGTIAGTCLHKIIERFEFRNDNNEELIDLIIEELNFHQIDNSLAFKVRDAILRIINISLGSELQNKKLVDIPNEYLIKELKYDLTLSYEGRNINSNDISKCFFLDQEYEFGEEYANKINDLQIMNKGFHSGCIDCVFPVGNKLEDSKWWVIDWKSNLISGSDNSDCLPRNYNYENMRNEMIKHHYPLQSHLYLLALHRLLKWRIKNYQPHKHLGGYIYFFLKGLPDFELFEKSKSKDISPGIFISKAPLKRINYLDNLF, encoded by the coding sequence ATGGATATTAATCAAATTAAATTAGATAACAAATTTAAATTAGTAGAAGCAAGTGCAGGAACTGGTAAAAGTTTCACTTTGTCTCACCTAGTTTTAAGAAATGTTTTGGAGAAAAAAATTAAACCAGATGAGATACTCTTATTAAGTTTTACAAAAAATACATGTAGTGAATTAAGAGATAAAATACTTTTGAGATTCCATAATCTAAAATTATATTTGCAAAATAATGATGAAATTAAGATAGATAATACGCTTAAGGATTGGTATCTAAAGTTTAAGAAAAAGGAAAAATCTAAAGAAAAAATTATATCCGAAATTGATAATTTTGTTAATGAAATTTATAAGTTACAAGTAACTACATTCCATTCTTTTTGCAATAATATTATTGATGAATATAGTATTGAAATAGGTGTAACTCAAGATCCATATATTGAGAATAATATAGATAATTTGTATAAAGATGTAATAGATAATTTGTGGATTGATGATTTTTTGAATCTTAATCATGAGCTTATTTCAGCAGTCAATAAAAAAAAAATAAGTTCTAGATTTGGGAGTAGGATCAATAAGTCATTTTTTGTAGAAATTTTAAAAAATATAGATCAAGAAAATATCTGTAAATTTAAAATAAATAATAAATATAAGATTATTGATTTAAATAATTATTTTAATGAATTTTTTTATTTAAATTGGAATGAGTTTTGTGTTGAATGGAATAAGAAAGGTAAGGAATTATTTTTACAACTTAAAGAGTTGGGGAAATTAATTAAAGAGAGTGGTGGGAAAAGTCAAATATATGCAGCAAAACCAAGAGATGATAAGTTTAATCAAATAATTAGTTGGATTGACGAGATTAACAAAAGGCTTAATTCTAAAAATGTGATTGATTTTATATATGATATTTCTAAAGATGATCTTTTATCTAAATATTTTTATAATGAAAATATATCTAAAGAAATTAATAAACATAATCTAAAAATAGATTTTACTAAATTTAATTTATTACAAGATAAAATTTATAAAATAAAAGAAGGTTTCTATACCGAATTTGTAAGAATATTTACCCAATTAGCTTATATAAAATTAATTGAATTAAAGAAAAGTTTTTCTATTTTTAACTTCAATGATCTTATAAAGACTGTAGAAAATACATTTCTAGATTCAGAAATTAGTAATAGTAATACTCTATCTAAAATTCAAAAAAGATTTAAATGTATCTTAGTAGATGAGTTTCAAGATACAGATATTACTCAGTGGAATTTAATAAAAAAGTTCTTTAATACAAAAAATCATTTTTTACTTTGTGTAGGTGATCCAAAACAAGCGATCTACAAATTTAGAGGTGGAGATATTGAAACTTATTTAAATGCAAGATCTAATGCAATCGAAGTTTTTAGTCTTACAGATAACTATAGATCCTCAAAAAAGTTAATCGATGTTCTTAATAAACTTTATAAGAATGGACTTAAACAATCAAAACTAAAATATAGGAAATTAACCTCTAGAATTAATGAAAATATAAATTCTGAATTTAAATATAAAGATGTATTTGAAATTGTAGAATTTTCAAAAAAAGAAACTGATATAGAGGATCTTGTAACTCATTACATAGTTAACTTTATTTTAAATAATAAAGAAATTGATATTAATAAAATTGCAATTCTTACTTTAAATAATTCGCAATGCTTAGATTTTAAAAATAAATTAAATCAGTTTAACCTTCCATGCAAAATTCAAAATAAACAAAATATTTTTGAAACAGAAGCAAGTTCTTTAATATGTTTATTCATTGAATGTTTATTAAATCCTAGGTCTTTAAAAAATATAACTTTGCTTGCTACTTCAAAGTTTATAGAAATAGAATTAGAATATCTAATTGATGATGGAATTAGTGAAAATTTAGAAATTTTAATTAATAAATGCATTACTTGGTCCCAGGAACTAAGAGAAAAAGGTTTTTTAAACATTGTTAATGAACTCCTTATAAATTACAAGTCATCCTGGATTATTCAAGATTCAGATTTAAATTCAAATTTATTTCAACTTTCAGAAATTGTTGAAATAGAATTAATGAATAATGATTTTAATCTCAATAAAGTCTTCAAATGGTATAAAAATCAGTTAGATCATATTTTAAGAATTTCTACTGGAGAAGATTTTTTGACGAAAGATTATAATCTTCAAAATGGAATAAATCTTTCTACCATTCATAGTAGTAAGGGCCTAGAATTTGAAATAGTTCTATGTCCATATCTCTCAAGTATTTCAAATAAGTCAAATAAAATTAAAGGACCTCTTTGGAAATCAAATATTGATAGAAACATATACATTAATATTTCTAATAATTATCCTAAGGTTGAAAAATTTAAATTAATAGAAGAAGAAGATTTATTTAAAGAGAGTGAGAGGTTAGTTTATGTAGCACTTACAAGGAGCAAATATAAACTAATTGTTTTTAATGATTTAGAAGATACAAATAATATTTTAAATAATGATTTACTTAATAATTTGGAAAATATCAATATATATAAGTCTACTTTTGAAGCTAGGATAGAAAAAGAGAAAATAAAAGAAATTTTTGCTAAGTTCCAAACCAACCAATTGAATAATAATCTTTGGAAAATAGATAATGTAAATAAAAAAATATCTACTGAATTTAATTCTGATCAATTAATTTCTTATTCAAGTTATTCTTCTTGGATACGTAAAGATAAAAATATTGATTCAGTCATTAATCAATATAAGGATTATGAAGATAATATATCAATTATCAAAGATTCTATTCTTAGGAAAAAAAAGAATTATCCTAATTATTTTTCTTATCCAAATCCCTTAAGTGAATTTCCAAAAGGAACTATTGCTGGGACTTGCCTACACAAAATAATAGAAAGATTTGAATTTAGAAACGATAATAATGAAGAATTAATTGATTTAATTATTGAGGAATTGAACTTTCATCAAATCGATAATTCTTTAGCTTTTAAAGTAAGAGATGCGATTTTAAGAATTATAAATATATCTTTAGGAAGCGAATTACAAAATAAGAAACTAGTTGATATTCCAAATGAATATTTAATTAAGGAACTTAAATATGATTTAACTCTATCTTATGAAGGTAGAAATATTAATTCAAATGATATATCAAAATGCTTTTTTTTAGATCAGGAATATGAATTTGGTGAAGAATATGCAAACAAAATAAATGATCTTCAAATTATGAATAAAGGCTTTCATTCAGGATGTATTGATTGTGTTTTCCCTGTAGGTAATAAATTAGAAGATAGTAAATGGTGGGTAATTGATTGGAAAAGTAATTTGATTTCTGGTAGTGATAATAGTGATTGTTTACCAAGAAACTATAACTATGAAAATATGAGAAATGAAATGATTAAACATCATTATCCATTGCAATCTCATCTTTATTTATTAGCATTGCATAGATTATTAAAGTGGCGAATTAAAAATTATCAACCACATAAACATCTAGGAGGATATATTTATTTTTTTTTAAAGGGATTGCCAGATTTTGAATTGTTTGAAAAATCTAAGTCGAAAGATATATCTCCAGGTATTTTTATTAGTAAAGCACCTTTAAAAAGAATTAATTATTTAGATAACCTTTTTTAG
- a CDS encoding ABC transporter ATP-binding protein: MRPKNNQNPIIRLYLNLIQERRLLFFAFLSSIINKILDLAPPVIIGLAVDIVVKEQNSWIAGFGIKEVPAQLIFLAFASGIVWSGESSFEYLYSILWRNLAQLSQHKLRIKAYEHIQELDMDFFENDNTGRLLSILNDDINQLERFLDQGANQIIQLFITVLIIGSTMIFVAPKIALFAFFPIPIIFLGSIKFQRKLAPKYRDVRNKAGLLASRLNNNLSGILTIKSFTKEKWELNRLNKESLDYQRSNKAAIKLSSAFIPLIRFAILFAFIAILLLGGFQTWNKTLDVGTYSFLVFITQRLLWPLTTLGHVLDDFQRSMASIDRVIDLIDTPIKIKDGKIKIEPKDIKGEIIFNNVNFNYPGRDLTLKNINFKIENNSTLGIVGLTGSGKSTIIKLLLRIYDSNNGSITLDGISIKEINLRDLRKCISLVSQETYLFHGSVQENIAYGSINPSLKDIIQASKIAEAHKFIEQLPDGYKTIVGERGQRLSGGQRQRIALARAVLKDAPILILDEATASVDNETEALIQKSLSKITKERTTIVIAHRLSTIKNADNIVVIDKGKIVESGKHERLLNQNKIYADLWNVQVGI; the protein is encoded by the coding sequence ATGAGGCCTAAGAACAATCAAAATCCAATAATTAGACTTTATTTAAATCTGATTCAAGAAAGAAGGTTACTATTTTTTGCTTTTCTTAGTTCCATAATTAATAAAATATTAGATTTAGCTCCCCCTGTAATAATTGGTCTTGCGGTGGATATCGTTGTAAAGGAACAGAATTCATGGATTGCAGGTTTTGGAATAAAAGAAGTTCCAGCACAATTGATTTTTCTTGCATTTGCTTCAGGAATAGTTTGGTCTGGTGAATCCTCTTTTGAATATTTATATTCGATTTTATGGAGAAATTTGGCTCAGCTATCGCAACATAAATTAAGAATAAAAGCTTATGAGCATATCCAGGAATTAGATATGGATTTTTTTGAAAATGATAATACTGGAAGGCTATTATCTATTTTGAATGATGATATAAATCAACTCGAGAGATTTCTAGACCAAGGGGCTAATCAGATTATTCAATTATTTATAACTGTTTTAATAATTGGGAGCACTATGATTTTTGTCGCTCCAAAAATCGCTTTATTTGCTTTCTTTCCTATTCCAATTATATTTTTAGGATCAATTAAATTTCAAAGGAAGCTCGCTCCAAAATATAGAGATGTTAGAAATAAAGCTGGACTATTGGCATCAAGACTTAATAATAATTTAAGTGGAATTCTAACCATAAAAAGTTTTACTAAAGAAAAATGGGAACTAAATAGATTAAATAAAGAAAGTTTAGATTATCAAAGAAGTAACAAAGCTGCAATAAAATTATCTTCTGCTTTTATACCTCTAATAAGATTTGCAATCTTATTTGCTTTTATAGCGATTCTATTACTTGGAGGTTTCCAAACTTGGAATAAGACACTTGATGTAGGAACTTATAGTTTTTTAGTGTTTATTACACAAAGACTATTATGGCCTTTAACTACTTTGGGGCATGTTTTAGATGATTTTCAGAGATCTATGGCTTCAATAGATAGAGTAATTGATCTCATAGATACGCCTATAAAAATAAAAGATGGAAAAATAAAAATTGAACCTAAAGATATCAAAGGAGAAATTATTTTTAATAATGTAAATTTTAATTATCCTGGACGAGATTTAACTTTAAAAAACATAAATTTCAAAATTGAAAATAACTCAACATTAGGAATTGTTGGTTTAACAGGTTCTGGGAAAAGTACAATAATAAAATTACTCCTTAGGATTTATGATAGTAATAATGGTTCAATAACCTTGGATGGCATTTCTATTAAAGAAATAAATTTAAGGGATTTAAGAAAGTGTATTTCTTTAGTAAGTCAAGAAACTTATTTATTTCATGGCAGTGTACAAGAAAATATTGCTTATGGCTCAATCAACCCAAGTCTTAAAGATATCATTCAAGCTTCAAAGATTGCGGAAGCTCATAAATTTATTGAACAATTACCTGATGGTTATAAAACTATAGTGGGGGAAAGGGGTCAAAGGCTCTCAGGCGGACAACGTCAAAGAATTGCCTTGGCGAGAGCTGTTTTAAAGGATGCACCAATATTAATATTAGATGAAGCTACAGCCTCAGTTGATAATGAAACAGAGGCTTTAATTCAAAAATCATTATCTAAAATCACTAAAGAAAGAACAACTATAGTAATAGCTCATAGACTAAGCACTATAAAAAATGCGGATAATATTGTTGTTATTGATAAAGGTAAAATAGTTGAAAGCGGAAAACATGAAAGACTATTAAATCAGAACAAAATATATGCTGATTTATGGAATGTCCAAGTAGGAATCTAG
- a CDS encoding AAA family ATPase — protein sequence MTKTTTDIEKFQYDHIFNLILGIFKFNEKKYGNFVKDAIRILLEFEKNGETIIDVDNSLINFELLEDGWPNTHINVLKNIALIGSLNSPFVLVNRKLSLSKWSKKIERVINLFLKKIDIDNLINSIIYKDDNKIDQIKNIFKYSNLVFLQGGPGTGKTTLIIKLILELLQIDKFLNIGLSAPTGKATARLKEALNDKKNISFSKFLDQIEFQTLHRWILNSQNKSLKLKFKLKELDIFIIDEMSMVNIDLIESVLNLLARDCKIILVGDKNQLSPVNNCSIWNYLFEYCDNSSIKSCVVNLEKTYRNIGDIALISSLIFNNDFSLLNQKIKELEKDNNSKEITISKSREKDIPKNLFFSITSHLKQLNLSTSNLSKKKYIFDEGIDNLLLNEKDLVDKIFLDLKSHLILCEKNSGIWSVEYLNEIVFGQKKPYDLKTLKEGVPIMCTKNNDELGLSNGDIGVLIGLKNKRKYLFRKFNDNNEETVALIDPSNLENVVPAIAITIHKSQGSESEKVSILWSQKYRRNQYALKEKQDNENIFCRDNFERRLFYTAVTRAKKFLDIYYLN from the coding sequence ATGACTAAAACTACTACTGATATTGAAAAGTTCCAATATGATCATATATTTAATTTAATATTAGGTATTTTCAAATTTAATGAAAAGAAATATGGAAATTTCGTAAAAGATGCAATAAGAATTTTGTTAGAGTTTGAAAAAAATGGTGAAACTATTATTGATGTAGATAATAGTTTAATAAACTTTGAATTATTAGAAGATGGCTGGCCCAATACTCATATAAATGTTCTAAAAAATATAGCTTTGATAGGTTCCCTTAATTCTCCATTCGTATTAGTAAATAGAAAATTATCCCTATCAAAATGGTCAAAAAAGATAGAAAGAGTTATTAATTTATTTCTAAAAAAAATAGATATCGATAATTTAATTAACTCGATAATTTATAAAGATGATAATAAAATTGATCAAATTAAAAATATATTTAAATATTCAAACTTAGTTTTCCTTCAAGGAGGACCAGGTACAGGTAAAACAACTTTAATAATAAAGTTAATACTAGAACTCCTTCAAATTGATAAATTTTTAAATATTGGTTTGTCTGCTCCAACGGGTAAAGCTACAGCTCGTCTAAAAGAAGCTCTTAATGATAAAAAAAATATTTCCTTTAGCAAATTTCTAGACCAAATAGAATTTCAAACTTTACATAGATGGATTTTAAATTCTCAAAATAAATCTCTTAAGTTGAAATTTAAACTAAAAGAGCTTGATATTTTCATAATTGATGAAATGTCAATGGTTAATATAGATTTGATTGAATCTGTTTTAAATTTGCTAGCAAGGGACTGTAAAATTATTTTAGTTGGAGATAAAAATCAATTGTCTCCAGTAAATAATTGTTCTATCTGGAATTATTTGTTTGAATATTGTGATAATAGTTCAATAAAATCTTGTGTAGTAAATTTAGAAAAAACTTATAGAAATATTGGAGATATAGCATTAATTAGTAGTTTAATATTTAATAATGATTTTTCTTTACTTAATCAAAAGATAAAAGAATTAGAAAAAGATAATAATTCAAAAGAAATTACTATTTCAAAAAGTAGAGAAAAAGATATTCCAAAAAATTTATTTTTTTCGATTACAAGTCATCTAAAACAATTAAATCTTTCAACTTCAAATTTAAGTAAAAAAAAATATATATTTGATGAGGGTATTGATAATTTATTGCTTAATGAAAAAGATTTAGTAGATAAGATATTTCTGGATTTAAAAAGTCACTTGATTTTATGCGAAAAAAATTCCGGAATATGGAGTGTTGAATATTTGAATGAAATTGTTTTTGGTCAAAAAAAACCCTATGACCTTAAAACTCTTAAAGAGGGTGTTCCGATCATGTGTACAAAAAATAATGATGAACTTGGTTTGTCAAATGGGGATATTGGAGTACTCATAGGTTTAAAAAATAAAAGAAAATATCTTTTTAGAAAATTTAATGATAATAACGAAGAAACTGTCGCATTAATTGATCCATCTAATTTAGAAAATGTTGTTCCAGCAATAGCCATCACTATACATAAATCTCAAGGAAGTGAATCTGAAAAAGTAAGCATTTTGTGGTCCCAAAAGTATAGAAGAAATCAATATGCTTTAAAAGAAAAACAAGATAATGAAAATATCTTTTGCAGAGATAATTTTGAAAGAAGGTTATTTTATACAGCTGTTACAAGAGCGAAAAAATTTCTAGATATATATTATTTAAATTAA
- a CDS encoding DEAD/DEAH box helicase, producing MALKKDINSHNSENEKFQNEDPSLLELKNLENKKEIESQPLEVSKGKDNENGFLDFGFNQSVLNSLRKKGYKNPTPIQKAAIPELMLGRDLLGQAQTGTGKTAAFALPLIEKLTDNNELNAKVLVMTPTRELATQVAESFKSYSSESSNFKTVAIYGGTDYRNQISALKRKVDVVVGTPGRIMDHIRQGTFKIKDINCLVLDEADEMLNMGFLEDIEWIIDQLPGNKQMVLFSATMPSEIRNIAKKYLNDPAEILIKSVKKETQLISQKFLYVQRHHKLDALKRILELNNEGVIIFVRTKLLTTSIAEALENSGHTVAVLNGDIPQNQRENTVDRLKKGFINILVATDVAARGLDVERIKLVVNYDFPFDKETYTHRIGRTGRAGRSGEAILFVNQREKHFLRNLENSTRTKIEEINIPSNKIINEKRMEKLIDNVNESSLAKDENEENKALIIDVLDNLKEKFSMDDSNIAMAAINLVIGNKSFFVNEDDSWINKQNNTDRNRSNRNINNRMRNSNRRNNYQNDSFETYKFNFGKFDGVRVANIISSICNSTNINGRSIGKIQIFNDYSLVDLPRDLHRETKNKLKKIKVRN from the coding sequence ATGGCTTTAAAAAAAGATATTAACTCTCATAATAGTGAGAATGAAAAATTTCAGAATGAAGATCCTTCCCTACTTGAGTTAAAGAACTTAGAGAACAAAAAAGAAATTGAATCGCAACCATTGGAAGTATCTAAAGGAAAAGATAATGAGAATGGATTTCTCGATTTTGGTTTTAATCAATCGGTCTTAAATTCGTTAAGAAAGAAAGGATATAAAAATCCAACTCCCATCCAAAAAGCTGCAATTCCGGAACTAATGTTAGGCAGAGATTTACTAGGCCAAGCACAAACAGGAACAGGAAAGACTGCAGCTTTCGCACTACCATTAATAGAAAAACTTACAGATAATAATGAATTAAATGCCAAGGTTTTAGTTATGACTCCTACAAGAGAATTAGCAACTCAAGTGGCAGAATCTTTTAAAAGTTATAGTTCTGAATCTAGTAATTTTAAGACGGTTGCAATATATGGAGGTACTGACTATCGAAATCAAATTTCAGCATTAAAAAGAAAAGTTGATGTAGTTGTTGGGACTCCAGGCCGAATAATGGATCATATAAGGCAAGGGACTTTTAAAATTAAAGATATAAATTGTCTTGTTTTAGATGAGGCAGATGAAATGTTAAATATGGGTTTTCTTGAAGATATTGAATGGATAATAGATCAACTTCCTGGAAATAAGCAGATGGTATTGTTTTCAGCAACTATGCCTAGTGAAATTAGAAATATAGCAAAAAAATATCTAAATGATCCCGCCGAAATATTAATCAAAAGTGTCAAAAAAGAAACTCAATTAATTTCGCAAAAATTTCTATATGTACAAAGGCATCATAAGTTAGATGCTTTAAAAAGAATATTAGAACTTAATAACGAGGGAGTAATTATCTTCGTGAGGACAAAATTACTTACCACTTCAATAGCTGAAGCTTTAGAGAATTCAGGTCATACTGTGGCAGTACTTAATGGAGATATACCTCAAAATCAAAGAGAAAATACTGTAGATAGATTAAAAAAAGGATTTATTAATATCCTTGTTGCAACTGATGTCGCAGCTAGAGGATTAGATGTTGAGAGGATAAAACTTGTTGTTAATTACGATTTTCCTTTTGACAAGGAAACATATACTCATAGAATTGGAAGAACTGGAAGGGCAGGTAGATCAGGAGAAGCAATTTTATTTGTTAATCAAAGAGAAAAACATTTTCTAAGAAACTTAGAAAACTCAACAAGAACTAAGATTGAAGAAATTAATATACCAAGTAATAAAATAATAAATGAAAAAAGGATGGAGAAACTTATAGATAATGTTAATGAGAGTTCTTTAGCTAAAGATGAAAATGAAGAAAATAAAGCTTTGATTATTGATGTACTAGATAATTTAAAAGAAAAATTCTCTATGGATGACTCAAATATTGCAATGGCGGCGATTAATTTAGTAATAGGTAATAAATCATTTTTTGTTAATGAAGATGATTCTTGGATTAATAAACAAAATAATACTGATCGAAATAGATCAAATAGAAATATTAATAATCGTATGAGAAACTCAAATAGAAGAAATAATTATCAAAATGATTCTTTTGAAACCTACAAATTTAACTTTGGTAAATTTGATGGGGTTAGAGTTGCAAATATTATATCCTCAATATGTAATTCAACTAATATAAATGGTAGATCCATAGGTAAGATACAGATTTTTAATGATTATAGTTTGGTAGATTTACCCAGAGATCTGCATAGAGAAACTAAAAATAAATTAAAAAAAATTAAAGTCAGAAACTAG